The following is a genomic window from Vitis vinifera cultivar Pinot Noir 40024 chromosome 6, ASM3070453v1.
CAATTTTATTCCATAAAATAACTCTtactttattaaaataaaaataaccaacTCATGTAGTATGCTCAACAGCAATCCACAGTATATGTAACAGGTGATTCCTAACtgtttttctcaaaaataaaaaaataaaaaaaaccaactcTCCCTCCCTCTCATTTTCTCTCCTGTTCCTCTACTTTCTTGGGAAAATTTATGGTGATAGTCCTCCAACTGAAACTCATCTTCACCTGGAATAGAATTGTTCTTCTTGATGAATATCAGGTATTCTCTCACTTCAAATCTCCAGTTCCAAAGTATGTGCAAACTGCAAGCCTCATTAATCATCCTTCCTTTCTCAATTTGTTAGCCCCGAATCAAGAAACTAGCAGGTATTTCTGGTTTCTctcattcaacaatttttttctagTTCCAATGGAAATGCCCGAGGCTGACCTTCCACCAGAAATTCGCGAAAACCGACACCCTCTCCCACCAGAAATTCAAGAAAGCGATATTGAAGAGATTTACAATGCTATTGAATATATTCTTGATCAAGATCAAGAAGTTCTTGCTCAGATGTTCACTTGTACGAATTGCCATACTGACTTAGCCAGCCCGAATGATTTCATTGAGGTACTTGCTGTTTTCCCTATAATGATTTACCTGTGATTTATACTGATATGGCTACTTTATCCCCCAAGATTTCATGCTTTCGTTGCTACTTTTCCTAGGATATTTACCCATTAGACGATTCCCCCGTGCGCAGCTTACTCTTCAATAACGTGTAAGTTCTTATTTCTCATCATAGAAGTATAGGAGTGCTGCTTTTTCTTGTTCAAGGTCACCACATAAATTTCTGAAGGCACTCTGGTTGAGAAGAAGGAAATTAAAGCATTCTTCTTAGCCAGTTAATTTTCTTGATTGGTTTTCATTGGTTCTGTGATTAAAACATACTCACTTCTTTGGGTTTTGATTGTTTATATGAACAGTAGGAATGTGAACTTTGGAGGAGTACAAGACCGAGTTTCTACGCATCTACATCAAACTGAAGTGGTCGTGAGTCATATCCACTGTAATTCATGCCAAAGTTTTGTTGGGTGGAAAATAGTAAGGACTGATGGAACATTGCCACCAGTAAGGATTTATCGATCAATCCCATCTTACAAATTATTCTATCTTCATACATTAGCAAGCTTTAATCTTAGGGATATGATGAATATCAGATACAGGTTCACGGGTATGGAGTCCACCCAGTAATCCGCGCAGGCCAAGCCGTGCTGCTAGTTATGACCGACGGATGATCTGTGCTTCTTTAAAGGAAAAAAGCTCCACTATGCCATAGATGGCTGGTTCTGCTTTTAAGCTTGCGGAAACAATGACAACATACTCTGCAACTTTAGTAGGTTTCTGTAGAATTCTTTGCTGtctgaatgaaaaaaattgtgaatgtAAATGAGTTTGGATCTTCGTTTCTTCTTTGCATCAGATGCCATCTATGGCATGGCTGACGGCTCCAAGGTTTTTCAAACTCAAAATGCGTCATTCATATGTGTTTTTATGTGACTCATACATTGCCATATCGATTTTCAAAAAGTAAACACAATTATGATCTAAAATTTAAGGTTTGTTTCATTTCTCATAGCAAATCTAAAATTTCAGTGCATTGTGATCATcatatatagaagaaaaaaatgttacaatATCTATGTCTACATTCTTTgaatttgataaaacttaatatttattatttaatgacttaaattgactttaaattaaattatatttaagtaatCTACTTAAAAcatattacttaattcttaaattaatttttaaggttgtttgataaaattaacttaaaatttattttaaatcatcaaattaattgacatatttatctttataaattataagtaGGGCAAATGAGGTTGATTAATAATGGAGGTCGTGGAGTAGCAAAAGAGATTGTGGAGGTAATTAGGgcaaatgatgataaaaaaataaaataaagatacatacttaaaaataagttaattgtttttacttattacttaaaacattcttttaactttaagtcatattattaagtaattttaccaaacatacttaatctacttattaagtcattttaagttattaagttggtttatcaaACACTTACTTCAGTTataatctataattttttttttaaaagaaagaaattccaATTCATTCATTTGAAGCAAGCatcaatttatttcattttaatttggtaaatttgataattaatcCAGACAACCAAGATtaatgtataaaatataatcttaaatattttcatgCAGTTcgtgaaaaaaatgaattgatgaCGTGGAAATATAACAAGAATCTGTTAATTAATAAGCAAGTAGGACTTAATCAGCAGTATACGTGTATATAACTATCATTTATAATTAACAGGGAGAAAATGAGGGACAGCAAGAGAATGTGACAGAGGGAGAGTTGCTTGTTTTTCTTGGATCGGGAATTATGATAGTTATACTGCAGATTGATGAGGTTATACTTGTTAATTGACACATTCTTgttagggttatttgattaaaagggccATCGAAAACCCAATTTAGAAATCTAATCCTTCATCCTTTTTTGGCCACGACAatacattattttcttataaaaataatcatttctttAAAACTACTTATATGCTTAATGATCAAATGAAACTCCTgcaataaaaaaagattaagcTAATCAACCTGTGTTTGGCATTTTTGTTAGCCACCAAATACTTCAAGGCTAAATTGTAAGTATTAAACACCATAATCAATGAACCTATATGGTAGGCATTAAACTTATACAAAGTGAACAACACTTCTATAAGCTCTTTTCCATTGTGGAATAGTTCATTTAGCTACTATATCAGACTTTATTAGAATAGAAAATCACATGAGGCTTCTTATTCTTTCTTTGTACAAGCAATACTAGTTTGATGGATATATGATAGGTGCGGTGACAAGCAAAGGCTTAAGCCTCTTAAATGCCTTTTGGAATCATTGGTTTTCTAAAAAAAGATTATCTTTAGTCAATAATGGGCACAATGGTCAAACAATACCACTAAATCCTTAAATAAATCTCCTATAAACCTCACATGTCCTAGAAAAGATCTCACATCTCTCACCATCCCAGGGGTGGAAGGTTGGCAAGTAGTTTTACCTTAGACTAATCAATTTCAAAGCCCTTATCTGACACAAAAGACAAATTTCTAATTGAGTACTAGTTATTTTTCTTGATACCTTGCCAAGATTGGGAGGGTTATGAGTAGTATATATGAGATTCAACAATTGGCTTATCGTTATCTAAATAAGTAGTTTATTGTCCATGAGAATCAATGATGGAGTCTTATTAAACAGCGGAAATGGGTGTTGCTCACAAAGGGTGAAGTGCTAGATGGATGATAATGTAAAATTGAATTGTACAAGTGGCATCAAAGTTGACATCTTACTCGAGAGGTATATTTGGGCTTCACTTCTTGTGTAATCACTTCCTCAAGCAGCACCCTACTTATCACACGGGGCATGAGGGGACTGATCATAGCCCTCCAATGACCATTGTAGATCATCTCAAAGTGTCAGTCTTATActaaataatgatgaaatattacaaaaaaaaaaaaaaaaaaactctttcccTCTACTATATACTAATTAGTCTTGTACTAATCGTCAAGGAAAACATGATATTAAAACTTAATGGCACATGAATGAGCACATGTTCATTGAACAATCATTACATTTGATACTAGTTGAGATCCATCATTAgaagccaaagaaaaacaagggTAACTGTGATGGTTGTAGTAGAAACAGATTATCATAAGCTTCAAGTTCTACCTACGAATGTTGAGCCCTAGAACCCATAACATTCTGCTAGCTACCTTGAACTCCAAAATCATATGGTGGAATCAACCTCTAGGCAAAAGTTGATCAATATTTGCTGATCATGAAAACCCTTCTTTTGTTCTTATTGATAATCACAAATATCATTTAACTGAATTTTGAAAGTACTGAAACTTTCAGGAGTGACAATGATcacgatttaaaaaaaaaaaagaaaatataaaaaatatgttcaaataaTGAAAACCATTATAAATCTTTGTGATTGATGACTAAATATTTCACAACACATTGAAAAACTGTGCATTGTATATGTATTTAATCTATATGTCATAAATTGCTAAAACTTTAATGACAAATATAATCCTATAATAACATCTAATACACTCATATATAACAACACTACTAAGTCCAGAAAACCCACAATATATAACTACTAGTCTACTACTATAGCTGTCGATTATTGTTTCTTCCATGCAGCAAACGACGGTCGTAGTTGCCATTCATGTTTGAAGACATTGGTACAGCATCGTTGCCATAATTAATCATCGGACATATACCCGGGTTTCCATAATCAATTGAATCAAACCCAGGGACGTTGCCAAAATCAATATTATTCCCTGCATCAAAGCTGCTGTTGCCAATGGCGCCATTCATTCTATCGAAGTAATCTAGACCCTGACCAATAGAGTGTATAGGCTGATGAAGTGGCATGAAGACACTAGGGTCCAGGATAGGGAATTGGGTGTTGTTTTGCAGAGCAAAATTATCCTGTTCTTGAGGGGTTTGGAATATTTCAGTTTTGGGCTGTGGCTGTTGGGTTTGGAGAGGCATCTGGCTGCTATTATAATAGCTAGCACTGCTCCTCATATGGATCAGCATAACTTATTATTTGGTTCAGCTCCTGACCTGTGCCTTGCGTGAAAAGCCTTGTTTGACCCCATTTTGCTCCATTCCACCAGATTCAACCTTCACAGGGTGAGGAGGCTCAGGCTCGGGCTCTGGTGCATGGGTTGATGATCTTCTTCTAAGGGGTTTGTTAGGTTGCTTATAAATTTTGCTTAACACAATGTCCAACTGATACAAATAGGAAGAGTTATCAAAAGATGAATGAAGGTTTTGGGAATAATAGTATAAAACCGTAAAGATGAAAAGGCTTCATACCCTCATGGTATTTGCACTAGGGCTTCTTGGGGGTTCCTTGCCTCTAAACTCATACATGATCCAATTGGTTTTCTCCCCCTTTGGTGTCTTTCCCCTGCAGAAAACCAACACCTTTCTGTACCCAATGGTTTGATCCTCACATTTGATAGCCTTATCACCCCCAATGGCCTTCCAGTATCCCTTGCCAGCCCTCCTGCTGGGTCGCATCCCATTTGGATACTTTCTGTCTCTTGGTGTAAAGAAGAACCATGCGGCAATCTCATCATTATAGTTCCCGCATGGAGGAAACAACGCTGAGAATGATATTTGAAAGGAGAGGAAAGACTAGTTATTGCTAGCTCTGAATGAGACCAGCCAGATAATTCAGACACATCAACCAtcaagaaacaagaaaaaaaaaaacccagttCTGATCATGTTGCAAGATCATCACAGGGAAgcatcaagaaaaagaaaagaagcgaatataaatatgaatatgaatagaaaaaagaaaaaaaaaacgaaacaGTTCTGATCATGTTGCAAGATCATCACAGTTTAGAAATTTCACCTGTAAGATCCTCTGGATCATACTGATAGAGATCAACTTCCACGATCCTGTTAATGGGCAATGGCTTGTTTTCAATCTTGGGCCTCAAGTAATACAAGATGACCTCTTCATCAGTAGGGGAGAACTTGTAGCCAGGAGGCATAGAATTCAGGAACTCATCTTTGTTTTTGAATCTATAATCCAGAATGCGTAtttcttcttctgcttcttctAGCTTTGGAATTCTAAAGCCACCAACAGGCACTTGCGTACTACCCACCATCTCCCTCTGTGTGTTTATGAAGTCCATCTCAAAGAGgtgtttcctatttttatatagtttttttttcttttttatttttctgttttatgATAAATTACATAGAGTTTTAGTAGCCTTTTAACTCCATCTTAtcttagtatttttatttgacTCCAACTCCAAGTCCTTTGTAGGCTTTTAACACTCCAACTCCAAGTCCTTCAACTATAACTTAAAATGCTTCTAAGAGTTTGCATTAAAGTAAAGAATCGTTGGTGCTTTTTGAAGTTAACAATTACCGTCCATTGCAGTCAAATAAATGAATCTGAAAATCttctaaaactaattaaaaagaCATGCAGGATGATTATAAAGCCTTTAGGATGTGGTTAAATTAACCCCATGATGAATATGAatgaatataattttctttaagacACACTGGCTAACTTAAagatttactttttaattaattgaagtgATGATTTGTCTCTTGTTAAAATGATgagtttttcaatttatttatttttctaagtagagaatattttttcctttcagaGACACAttggttccaaaatgaaaaCTGAATGGAAGAGAAGTAAATCTAGTATTGCATTTCAGGTTTTGAGTTTGAGTTGCATCACTTGGTTATGGGAAAAGAAACGAATGTCAAATCTTGTCTACGTACAGCCATGATAGCAAGGAACACAAACAGAATCAGAAATTTCAGCCATGTTTTCTTCCTTGTGTTTTATGGCATGGAGCGAATATCTGACTCTCCCAGCTATCCTGATAAAAACTCTGCAGTATGAATTGGCCTTTATGGACTACTGGGTGATTGTTGCGCTCACGAATCTGTATATCACCATCCAATGCTATTTaatgtacatatatataataaaagtaaaacacAAAATCCACATGACCTTCATCGAATCCTTACTATTTTCCATCCAACATGACCTTCACAATTAGCACAGTGGATATCTGCCATATCAGTTTGAGTGCTCCGACCTGCATCTCTAACCTGAATGGATGTCACACTGGCTGGCGCTTCAGTAATTGCCCTTCTTCCATCAAACCTCACATTCAAGCCACTGCCATAGATTTTATGTACACAATTAGCTATGTGCCAATTAGATGTATTAATCGAATTCTATGTCTTGTTTCCAACCCTAACACACAGAAATTCAGAAATTAACAAGAAACAAAATCTTACGCATTGTCGCGAAAGAGGAGCCAACGACTCTTGCTATTGCGATGTGAAACAAGTTCCTACGAGACAATAAACTTTAACTAAAACTATGCACATGTATATGTACagaaggagagagaaaaatagataCACATACATATACCTTAACGAGACCATTAAAAGGAACAAGGTTGTTATCGCAATCCCCACAACAGAACCATACGTCGGATGTTGATGACGACATTGCAATCTTGAGCAAAATGCCTAATCCATGTGAATCATAGTATCAGCTTCTTCAATATCAATGCCGATaaagcaagaaagaaagagaaaaggaagTGGAATCAGAAATGAAGGCTTCTCTGAAACAACACCCCTTAATTAAATTCCATGAGAGAGATTAACAGAGAAAGAAGGATACCtgattgatgatgatgaagaagaagaacaacaacaaaACGTTGAATCTTTCTTCAAAGTTATACGTACCCAACTTCAATTCTCaaaagaaagtgagagaaaatgagggaaaataaGAGAAAGCGAGAGAATGTGAGAGGAGTTGGTTGTTTTCTTGGAGAAACAGTTTTGAATCTGATAACAGATTCCGGTTATATATATTCCACGTCATCAATCAATTCctgtaaatttttattaataaaaataaaaagaaataatttgtaCCTTACATTAGATTTATCAAacttatcaaattaaaatgattctTGCTTTGaatgaatttttggaaattttcaattttttttaataaaaagattatttatatactttacatttaaaaaaaaattatttagcttataaaagtttatagtatgttttataattaaaaaaccttattataaaaacaaaaataaagttatttttagttaattaaaaattttaaaatatcataattacgtttgataaaatattttaaagataatatGTAGATATAAAATTGAAGATGGAAACTTGTATCTACATAAAAGATGCGTACATTTGTATAATATATACCATGGTATGGCGTAGATTTCTTTGAACTCTTTCAATGGATTTCTATATCATAGAAAttacttatatttattattctatatcTCCTATTAAATTATGATGTTATGCCATAGAAGAGCTTAGCAAACACTAAAAGCAAAAActttaagttttaagttttgAAGAAATACAGAGAgaattagatttttaattaattagaaaatttaaaattattataattatttttagtaaaaatgtttttaaaataacatcCAATTACACAATTATCTATAACAAGACTAATCATAAGATAACTAAATTTATATTGTCTTAGGTTATGTATGATTCcgaaaagtattaaggaaagaaaaaaaaaggttaggaaaatggtatttttgtatttggtttcatcataagaaatatagaagaaaatcaaacataattaaaatttgtcaaaaatatatatgtttttaaattatttaatatttatatagtggagaaaaataaagaagaattatttagtttaaatctattttttattttcctttacattttatctctattttctttctctcacatttttcagagaaccaaacataaccttagagTTTTTTGAATCATGGTAATATTTCTCTATGAAAATTAAGATcaatacaattaaataaaatttttaaaaaataaaaagaaagaaaaaatattagataagcacaaatttaaaaaatatataacaagaTAAACCaatcataaaaataaccaaaaaaaaaaaaaatctgttaGTTACCATTTCAAACTAGACACTTccttgatcttaattctttactAGCAGCTTAATCacttgatcttaattcttgacgtGGAGTTGATAGTTTATTACTTGACGTGGAGTTGCTCGGTGGGAATGGCTGATGATGAACCttctattttataaatctttaagatatatatatacgtAGAAGATACATAAGATATTACTTAGTTTTTGGGCTCAAAATTGTATATGTATTTAATCTATATGTCATAAATTGCTATAACATCAATGACAAATATAATCCCATACCAACATTCATATAACAACACTACTAAGTCCAGAAAACCCAGCATATATAACTACTACTATAGCTGCCGGCCGTAGTTGCCATTCATGTTTGAAGACATCGGACATAAACCCGGGTTTCCATAATCAGTTGAATCGAGCCCAGGGACGTTGCCGAACACAATAGATGCATCCAAGTCAGGGACATTGCCAAAATCAATATTATTCCCTGCATCAAAGCTGCTGTTGCCAAAGGCGCCATTGATTATATCGAAGTTATCTAGACCCTGACCTCCAAATTCATTCCCTATAGAGTGTATAGGCTGATGAAGAGTGGGAAATGGCATGAAGACACTAGGGTCCAGGATAGGGAATTGGGTGTTGCTTTGCAGAGCAAAATTATCATGTTCTTGAGGGGTTTGGAATATTTCAGTTGTGGGCTGTGGCTGTTGGGTTTGGAGAGGCATCTGGCTGCTATTATAATAGCACTGCTCCTCGTATGGATCGGCATAACTTATTATTTGGTTCAGCTCCTGACCTGTGCCTTGTGTGAAAAGCCTTGTTTGATCCCCATTTTGCTCCATTCCACCAGCTTCAACCTTCACTGGTTGAGGAGGCTCAGGCTCGGACTCTGGTACATGGGTTGATGATCTTCTTGTAAGGGGTTTGTTAGGTTGCTTATAAATTTTGCTTAACACAATGTCCAACTGAAATACAAATAGGAAGAGTTATTAAAAGATGAATGAAGGTTTTGGGAATAATAGTATAAAATCGTAAAGATGAGAAGGCTTCATACCCTCATGGTATTTGCACTAGGGCTTCTTGGGGGTTCCTTGCCTCTAAACTCATACATGATCCAATTGGTTTTCTCCCCCTTTGGTGCATTTCCCCTGCAGAAAACCAACACCTTTCTGTACCCAATGGTTTGATTCTCGCATTTGACAGCCTTATCACCCCCAATGGCCTTCCAATATCCCTTGCCAGCCCTTCTGCTGGGTCGCATCCCATTTGGATACTTTCTGTCTCTTGGTGTAAAGAAGAACCATTGGTCAATCCCATCTTTGTGGTTCCCGCATGGAGGAAACAGCGCTGAGACACATCAAGCATcaagaaacaagaaaacaaacccaGTTCTGATCATGTTGCAAGATCATCACAGCAAAgcatcaagaaaaagaaaagaagcgaatataaatatgaatatgcatggtagaacaaaaaaaaaaaaaaaaattatcacagTTCAGAAATTTCACCTGTAAGATCCTCAGGATCATACTGATAGATATTGACTTCCATGATCCCGTTAATGGGCAATGGCTTGTTTTCAATCTTGGGCCTCAAGAAATATAAGATGGCCTCTTCATCAGTAGGGGAGAACCTGTAGCCAGGAGGCATAGAATTCAGGAACTCATCTTTGTTCTTGAATCTGTAATCCAGAATGcgtatttcttcttctttttcttcttctggcTTTGGAATTCTAGAACCACCAACAGGCACTTGCGTACCACCCACCATCTCCCTCTGTGTGTTTATGAATTTCAGAGAGAGCTTTCCtatttttatatagttttttattttttttatttttatttttatttttttcagttttatgataaatttaaaaaataaattaaattaagtgtTTGTAGGCATTTTAACTTCgtcttatcttatttttatttgactcCAACTCCAAGTCCAACTATAACTTAAAGTGGACATCCATGTGGTTTaactactttttaaattttaaatttttaatgaaaatttgtgCTTATCctctatctttttcttttttttttagtttttttttaattgcattaatcttaatttaaattttcattaaaatttaaatttttaattttaaaaaacaagataCACATCATATCTGATTAACTGAATTCCAACCAATCgtaaaaataaccaaaaagaaaaaaaaaatctgtacTTACCAGCAATACGTTTCAAATTAGACTCCTCCTTGACCTCAAATCATAGTAGTACTACGTATTATATTTTTCCCAAAATGAGACGACAGAGTAGAGAAAACTCAGGGAAATAGACCAGAAAGAGGAGAAAACTCAAACTCAGGCTCACTCTCAATctcaaaaaaaatgaatctttcAGAACTTAGTGAGGATGCAAGTCTACAAACAGTAGAGGGAAAAGCAGAAGTGCAGAATAGTAGTAGCGAAGGTGGAGagcttttttatcttaattcttTACCACCAGGATACAGATTTTATCCCACAGATGCAGAGATTATAGTTTTCTACTTGAGGAAGAAGATTGATCATCAGTCATTGCCACCGAACAAGATAATAGAAGTCAATCTTTATGGTTATGATCCTGATGAACTTGCAGGTTACTTATTTCTATATTCAAGTTCAATTGCTTCTTTATATATCCTTTAGTACTTGTGCTCTTTTGcttataattaataatgatatcGTGAATGAGTATTGAATGAGATGTAACATGGGCGGTCATTTCTTTTTGGCTATTGAAGTTAAATGGTTTGCAAAGATGTTTTGAATTAGGGTTTTACTTCTCTTTAGTATTATTGAcatatgtgatcaattgatttttattttgattgattttactCAGTGAGATACGAGCCATCCGGGAATGATGAATGGTTCTATTTCACTCCAAGGGAAAGGAAATATCGGAATGGGCAACGTCCCAATAGGTCAATTGGAGAAGGATACTGGAAGGCCACCGGAGCTGAAAAAGAGATCAAATTTGAGGATCGAACGGTGGGGTATCGGAAAGCTTTAGTCTTCTACCGAGGAAGCCCTCAAAACGGAGTCAAAACCAACTGGATCATGCATGAATTCACAGTTGCTAAACCTACAGGGCCTCCAAGAAGAAGTGGTGCCAATGATATGAGGGTATATATTAAGTcctcttttcatttattttatattgcaTGTTAAGACACTTGTGCAGATTAATATGTATCATAATGtttcttgtttgtttgtttgtttgtttttgttgcaGTTGGATGACTGTGTTCTGTGCAGAGTCTGTAGGACAGACGAAAGGATCTACAAAAGATCACGGCATGCGTCTAGGCTTGATGAATCAGGCTCATCAAGCTCTAAGATTCCGAGACTTGACCTTAACCCTAATCCTAATGAGGTCAATAATCCATATGAGGAGCAGTACTATTATAATAGCATCCAGATGCCTCTCCAAGCCCAACAGCAACAACCTAGAACTGAAATATTCCAAGCCCCACAAGAACCAGATCATTTTGCTCTGCAAAGCACCCAATACCCCATCCTGGACCCTAGTGTCTTGATGCCACTGCCCACTCCTCATCAGTCTATACACTATATTGGGAATGAATTTGGAGGTCAGGGTCTAGATAACTTTGATATAATGAATGGCGCCATTGGCAACAGCAGCTTTGATGCAGGGAATAGTACTGATTTTGGCAACGTCCCTGGGTTCGATTCAACTGATTATGTATATCCGATGATTGACTATGGCAACGATGCTGCACCGATGCCTTCAAACATGAATGGCAACTACGGTCGGCAGCTATAGTAGTAGTTATATATGCTGGGTTTTCTGGACATAGTAGTGTGTTGGTATAATATTGCATTGCACGTCATTCATGCATGTAATCGAAATTTTTGTAATAGGAGTAAATACATATACAAGTTTGAACCCCAacattgggtttttttttttttcggttaAATGTCATTAAACTTTAGGCATAATGTATCACCTTTCAAGtttgagaagaaagaaaagttaaTTATCATAAATGATGACTTCTCCGATGAGCAATTACTAGTTGCCTATGTAGTGCCCTAATTTGGGCATATAAATATTGGGTAGTGGGCAAGGTCTCAAGATTGGAGTGGCAAAGATTGAAAAAGTATCTTTCAAAAATTTAGGAATTTTTATGGGATGATCCATATATCTTCAAATGTTGCCTTAATGAGAATATTACAAGGTGTGtatcaaataagaaaagaataaattgaTAGCATTTCTacatatatttcataaaaataaaaaaataaaaaattgtacgTAACTTATGGTACTTTTGAAATGATTGTTTCTCTAGTGCCcaatttcttcatattttaattgatttgcCTTCTAATATAGTAACCAACTATTCGTCTAAAAAGCTGCATTAGTACCAAACAGACCTTTTATGGTACATCTAAACAAGCCCACTTCAATAAAGCcaataatatttcaattaaatcatacactttgaatttttttttttttttttttgttatgatgGTGTTAATGGTATTTATTGGTTACAAATATTAATTTGGGaatgatttatcaaataataattataattatgaatgttttatatgaaaataatattggagaAATAGGTATTTGAGATTTTAAAATGTTGCAAAGTCTTACTTTTTGAAAActtattatgtttggttctcgaaaaaattgagggaaaatgcaaaggaaagaaaataaagagaaaaagtaaaatgaaagaaaaagtgaaggaaaataaaaaatagagttaaagatgataaattatttttattttttacttcaaactcattttatttgttttaactcatcaatataaaaattaaataattttaaaatgcatccgtttctaactaattttaattatatttaattttctttggaatattttataggacaaccaaacctgagaaaatcattttcattaataatttttttctttcctttgtattttttggaaccaaacgTATTAAagattagaaaattttctaatagtttaaaaactataaattacgttattattattatatttaatgtt
Proteins encoded in this region:
- the LOC104879580 gene encoding NAC domain-containing protein 2, which codes for MDFINTQREMVGSTQVPVGGFRIPKLEEAEEEIRILDYRFKNKDEFLNSMPPGYKFSPTDEEVILYYLRPKIENKPLPINRIVEVDLYQYDPEDLTALFPPCGNYNDEIAAWFFFTPRDRKYPNGMRPSRRAGKGYWKAIGGDKAIKCEDQTIGYRKVLVFCRGKTPKGEKTNWIMYEFRGKEPPRSPSANTMRLDIVLSKIYKQPNKPLRRRSSTHAPEPEPEPPHPVKVESGGMEQNGVKQGFSRKAQVRS
- the LOC109122779 gene encoding uncharacterized protein LOC109122779 isoform X2; the protein is MEMPEADLPPEIRENRHPLPPEIQESDIEEIYNAIEYILDQDQEVLAQMFTCTNCHTDLASPNDFIEDIYPLDDSPVRSLLFNNVRNVNFGGVQDRVSTHLHQTEVVVSHIHCNSCQSFVGWKIVRTDGTLPPIQVHGYGVHPVIRAGQAVLLVMTDG
- the LOC109122779 gene encoding uncharacterized protein LOC109122779 isoform X1: MEMPEADLPPEIRENRHPLPPEIQESDIEEIYNAIEYILDQDQEVLAQMFTCTNCHTDLASPNDFIEDIYPLDDSPVRSLLFNNVRNVNFGGVQDRVSTHLHQTEVVVSHIHCNSCQSFVGWKIVRTDGTLPPVRIYRSIPSYKLFYLHTLASFNLRDMMNIRYRFTGMESTQ
- the LOC109122773 gene encoding NAC domain-containing protein 1, coding for MVGGTQVPVGGSRIPKPEEEKEEEIRILDYRFKNKDEFLNSMPPGYRFSPTDEEAILYFLRPKIENKPLPINGIMEVNIYQYDPEDLTALFPPCGNHKDGIDQWFFFTPRDRKYPNGMRPSRRAGKGYWKAIGGDKAVKCENQTIGYRKVLVFCRGNAPKGEKTNWIMYEFRGKEPPRSPSANTMRLDIVLSKIYKQPNKPLTRRSSTHVPESEPEPPQPVKVEAGGMEQNGDQTRLFTQGTGQELNQIISYADPYEEQCYYNSSQMPLQTQQPQPTTEIFQTPQEHDNFALQSNTQFPILDPSVFMPFPTLHQPIHSIGNEFGGQGLDNFDIINGAFGNSSFDAGNNIDFGNVPDLDASIVFGNVPGLDSTDYGNPGLCPMSSNMNGNYGRQL
- the LOC109122779 gene encoding uncharacterized protein LOC109122779 isoform X3, which gives rise to MEMPEADLPPEIRENRHPLPPEIQESDIEEIYNAIEYILDQDQEVLAQMFTCTNCHTDLASPNDFIEDIYPLDDSPVRSLLFNNVRNVNFGGVQDRVSTHLHQTEVVVSHIHCNSCQSFVGWKIVRTDGTLPPVHGYGVHPVIRAGQAVLLVMTDG
- the LOC104879625 gene encoding NAC domain-containing protein 2, which translates into the protein MNLSELSEDASLQTVEGKAEVQNSSSEGGELFYLNSLPPGYRFYPTDAEIIVFYLRKKIDHQSLPPNKIIEVNLYGYDPDELAVRYEPSGNDEWFYFTPRERKYRNGQRPNRSIGEGYWKATGAEKEIKFEDRTVGYRKALVFYRGSPQNGVKTNWIMHEFTVAKPTGPPRRSGANDMRLDDCVLCRVCRTDERIYKRSRHASRLDESGSSSSKIPRLDLNPNPNEVNNPYEEQYYYNSIQMPLQAQQQQPRTEIFQAPQEPDHFALQSTQYPILDPSVLMPLPTPHQSIHYIGNEFGGQGLDNFDIMNGAIGNSSFDAGNSTDFGNVPGFDSTDYVYPMIDYGNDAAPMPSNMNGNYGRQL